Proteins from a genomic interval of Niabella soli DSM 19437:
- a CDS encoding class 1 isoprenoid biosynthesis enzyme, translating to MYFFEFARNIIFKLVHILFTRRKEARWAQRYLNNLQEELGGRLSEQAFRKIIVSYSIYLPMIIDSFSGLRAQKISQKEKERILLYFICSTTFDDFLDEQTLSSENLSAISWSPETFQPASVEERAFLYGHLELKKQVRYKKEYEVIVQKLFKAQIDSLQQAHSTLSAAELERITLEKGGYAVLLCPFYLDQESSEAEKNCWYLIGGIIQLTNDLFDIWKDLQAHISTLPVTIKDAHAFHVYFLERVHQLEIEIARIPVPAPRKRRFLTSMLAICSFGDMAIAQLKKIQQHQPFMPDLHMLQRKALVVDMERPGNIGHCLRFAYRRCLQWKRKYDGPRG from the coding sequence ATGTATTTTTTTGAATTTGCCCGAAATATTATTTTCAAATTAGTGCATATCCTGTTCACCCGCCGGAAGGAGGCCCGGTGGGCGCAGCGCTATTTAAATAACTTACAGGAAGAGCTGGGCGGCCGCCTTAGTGAGCAGGCCTTTCGCAAGATCATAGTTTCCTATAGCATTTATCTGCCGATGATCATTGATTCCTTCTCCGGTTTGCGGGCGCAGAAGATCAGTCAAAAGGAAAAAGAACGGATCCTTTTGTATTTTATCTGCAGCACTACTTTTGATGATTTTTTAGATGAACAGACGCTTTCTTCCGAGAATCTTTCTGCCATCTCCTGGTCGCCCGAAACCTTTCAGCCGGCAAGTGTGGAAGAACGTGCCTTTTTATACGGACACCTGGAATTAAAAAAACAGGTGCGGTATAAGAAGGAATACGAAGTGATTGTACAAAAATTATTCAAAGCCCAGATCGATTCATTGCAGCAGGCTCATTCAACGCTCAGCGCTGCTGAGTTGGAACGTATCACGCTTGAAAAAGGGGGCTATGCAGTGCTGCTTTGTCCCTTTTACCTGGATCAGGAGAGTTCGGAGGCGGAAAAAAATTGCTGGTACCTGATCGGGGGTATTATCCAGCTTACGAATGATCTTTTTGATATCTGGAAAGATCTGCAGGCGCATATAAGCACGCTGCCGGTAACTATAAAAGATGCGCATGCCTTTCACGTTTATTTTTTGGAACGGGTGCATCAGTTAGAAATTGAAATTGCCCGTATTCCCGTTCCTGCCCCACGGAAACGACGGTTTCTTACCAGCATGCTGGCTATTTGCTCCTTTGGGGATATGGCAATTGCCCAATTAAAAAAGATCCAGCAGCACCAGCCTTTTATGCCCGACCTGCATATGCTGCAACGGAAGGCGTTAGTTGTGGATATGGAGCGGCCCGGCAATATCGGACATTGCCTTCGGTTTGCCTACCGCCGGTGTTTGCAATGGAAAAGGAAGTATGATGGCCCACGCGGTTAA
- a CDS encoding geranylgeranylglycerol-phosphate geranylgeranyltransferase, with amino-acid sequence MKTIFSFLKLIRWPNLLIIFLTQLLFEYCIIRPLLDQHGIQPASGPKDFLIIALSFQLIAAAGYIINDWYDLPLDLINKPQKIYISRTISKRAALLAYFLMNAAAMLLVVFVAPSRERLLLLACIILCELLLFFYSAWFKKRFLIGNLIVAVVTASAIPVLLVPVRPAFLLTGSTYGTLLQLTLLYTGFAFLITFVREVVKDLEDEQGDRRYGCRTMPIILGAKKVHQIAGISVIALTLVIAMLQPLLWKIGMKPFLLSLYSILLVLVPLGFITKKIFKNATTVKEYHQLSSNIKMVMLTGILSMLFFLFINLK; translated from the coding sequence ATGAAAACGATATTCAGCTTTCTTAAACTGATCCGATGGCCAAACCTGCTGATTATTTTCTTAACCCAGTTGTTGTTTGAATATTGTATTATCCGTCCGTTGCTGGATCAGCATGGGATACAGCCGGCGTCCGGCCCAAAAGATTTTTTGATTATCGCCCTGAGTTTCCAATTGATTGCAGCGGCCGGATACATTATTAATGATTGGTATGATCTTCCGTTGGACCTGATTAATAAACCTCAAAAAATATATATATCGCGCACCATAAGTAAACGGGCGGCCCTGCTGGCGTATTTTCTCATGAACGCAGCCGCAATGCTGCTGGTTGTATTTGTTGCTCCATCCCGGGAGCGACTATTGCTGCTCGCCTGTATAATACTTTGTGAATTGCTGCTCTTTTTTTATTCGGCCTGGTTCAAAAAGCGCTTTTTGATCGGTAACCTTATTGTGGCGGTTGTTACCGCATCGGCTATCCCCGTATTGCTGGTTCCCGTGCGCCCGGCCTTCCTTCTTACAGGAAGTACCTATGGCACTCTTTTGCAATTGACATTGCTTTATACGGGGTTTGCTTTTTTGATCACCTTTGTAAGGGAAGTGGTAAAGGACCTGGAAGACGAACAGGGAGACCGCCGGTACGGCTGCCGGACCATGCCCATTATATTGGGCGCTAAAAAGGTGCACCAGATTGCCGGAATAAGTGTGATAGCCCTGACGCTGGTTATTGCAATGCTTCAGCCTTTATTATGGAAGATAGGAATGAAGCCATTCCTGTTATCTCTTTATTCAATCTTGCTGGTGCTGGTTCCTCTTGGGTTCATTACAAAAAAAATATTTAAGAACGCAACAACCGTTAAAGAATACCACCAGCTAAGCAGTAATATAAAAATGGTAATGCTTACCGGCATTCTTTCGATGCTTTTTTTCCTGTTTATAAACCTGAAATAG